In one Geoglobus acetivorans genomic region, the following are encoded:
- a CDS encoding RNA ligase — translation MFVSESLGLSKHLGETLEERKILREALIPHSFFSDVIEAVRFDKKFGEIEEGTVVAKTINGVRIVRGFPKIKRALVLNPTLKKHFENEVAVEEKMNGYNVRIARFGKNLYAMTRRGIICPYTTEKARELINPEFFKDHGNLVLCCEAVGEESPYVPKSMYGVEGLDFFVFDIREERTNKPLPVEEKLRLCDEYGLKHATYFGTYDVEVAHDEIRDVISHLAREGREGVVIKDPEMKLSPLKYTTSQTNAEDLKYAFRFFNDYGKDFMFSRIVREGFQSFEFSESDEEFRERCLRLGMAILKPMVESIREVAQGGKVSEKLRLRFGSLDVMNLFFEQWKRSKVDFEITDIRKDGKDIVVFVNKTMRNTTDKIKAHLEGVPW, via the coding sequence ATGTTTGTCTCTGAGAGTCTTGGCCTTTCAAAGCACCTGGGAGAAACTCTTGAGGAAAGGAAAATCCTTAGAGAGGCTTTAATCCCTCATTCTTTCTTTTCTGATGTTATTGAAGCGGTTAGGTTCGATAAGAAATTCGGGGAAATCGAGGAAGGCACGGTTGTTGCAAAGACGATTAATGGCGTCCGCATTGTGAGAGGTTTTCCCAAAATAAAAAGGGCCCTTGTTCTGAACCCCACCCTGAAAAAGCATTTTGAGAATGAAGTTGCTGTCGAGGAAAAAATGAACGGATATAATGTGCGGATAGCGAGATTCGGGAAGAACCTGTATGCCATGACGAGGAGAGGCATCATCTGTCCCTACACAACTGAAAAGGCGAGGGAACTGATAAATCCAGAGTTTTTTAAGGACCATGGCAACCTTGTTCTCTGCTGTGAGGCTGTAGGCGAGGAATCGCCTTACGTCCCGAAGAGCATGTACGGTGTGGAGGGTCTTGACTTTTTTGTATTCGACATAAGGGAAGAGCGGACGAACAAACCTCTTCCTGTAGAGGAAAAGCTGAGGCTGTGCGATGAATATGGTCTCAAACATGCCACGTATTTTGGAACGTACGATGTTGAGGTTGCACATGATGAAATAAGGGATGTAATTTCACATCTGGCCAGGGAAGGAAGAGAAGGCGTGGTCATCAAGGATCCGGAAATGAAACTTTCGCCATTGAAGTACACCACTTCTCAAACCAACGCTGAAGATTTGAAGTATGCCTTCAGGTTTTTCAACGATTACGGCAAGGATTTCATGTTCTCCAGGATAGTTAGGGAAGGTTTCCAGAGCTTTGAGTTCAGTGAGAGCGACGAGGAATTCCGGGAGAGGTGCCTCAGGCTGGGCATGGCAATTCTGAAGCCCATGGTTGAGAGCATAAGGGAGGTTGCGCAGGGTGGCAAGGTATCTGAGAAACTAAGACTGAGGTTTGGCAGTCTTGATGTTATGAATCTGTTCTTTGAGCAGTGGAAGAGAAGCAAGGTGGATTTTGAGATAACCGACATCAGAAAGGACGGAAAGGATATTGTCGTTTTTGTCAACAAGACAATGAGAAACACCACCGACAAAATCAAAGCACATCTGGAGGGGGTACCTTGGTAA
- a CDS encoding DUF1464 family protein, translated as MVNAGIDAGTKSYAVYVFEDGRYFEIDSSAVKASPEDFVEFLDSLEIEAGAGLSGYGLPVKRIYEVDEHDLRMMTLNFDETVTMGMRKVIDLVREKKLEIYTVPAVIHLNTVPDHRKINRIDMGTYDKVCSVAFVLHEFGIDQSFVLAELGYGFNAFIAVENGKIVDGLGGTSGFPGFSSLSSIDAELAYLLRDINKDLVFSGGLKSYFEDRNMGFDADIFSEWVMKGIHSLKAIVDFDTVYLSGRFADHVHKRVSEEFNAVNLGRIGKKISAIGASIIASGISGKDGREVLESLEILSARGTVLDHLTSDVARFLRENITFNIHNK; from the coding sequence TTGGTAAATGCCGGGATCGATGCCGGGACGAAAAGCTATGCAGTGTATGTGTTTGAAGATGGCAGGTATTTTGAGATTGATTCCTCAGCAGTCAAAGCCAGTCCTGAAGATTTCGTTGAATTTCTCGACTCGCTTGAAATTGAAGCTGGAGCAGGACTTTCAGGCTACGGTTTACCCGTGAAGCGGATTTATGAGGTTGACGAACATGATCTTCGAATGATGACCCTCAACTTCGATGAAACCGTAACCATGGGAATGAGAAAGGTCATAGACCTCGTGAGAGAAAAGAAACTTGAGATTTACACAGTACCTGCGGTCATACACCTGAACACAGTGCCGGATCACAGGAAAATTAATCGAATTGATATGGGCACATACGACAAGGTCTGTTCCGTGGCGTTTGTTCTCCACGAGTTTGGGATTGACCAGAGTTTTGTTCTTGCAGAACTTGGATATGGGTTCAATGCGTTTATTGCTGTTGAGAACGGAAAGATCGTTGATGGTCTCGGAGGCACGTCCGGTTTTCCGGGTTTCTCAAGCCTCTCTTCTATAGATGCAGAGCTTGCATATCTCCTGAGGGACATAAACAAAGACCTCGTGTTTTCAGGAGGGCTTAAGAGCTATTTTGAAGACAGAAATATGGGCTTTGACGCCGATATATTCTCCGAATGGGTTATGAAGGGAATTCACTCACTGAAGGCCATTGTGGATTTCGATACCGTCTATCTATCTGGCAGGTTTGCGGATCATGTCCATAAAAGGGTCTCCGAGGAGTTCAATGCAGTTAATCTTGGCAGAATTGGCAAGAAGATTTCTGCGATTGGGGCGTCAATAATAGCGAGCGGGATTTCCGGTAAGGATGGCAGAGAGGTTCTGGAATCTCTCGAAATTTTGAGTGCGAGAGGCACCGTGCTGGATCACCTCACGTCTGACGTTGCGAGATTCCTGAGAGAAAACATAACCTTTAATATCCATAATAAATG